In Nostoc sp. UHCC 0926, a single genomic region encodes these proteins:
- a CDS encoding alpha-amylase family glycosyl hydrolase — translation MVQTPPSQFSPDQYKVDSAHEKVQAIIETPPSETEIDLEFLYTRDIEFRQETIYFLVVDRFYDGDQDNSEGANSELYDPSRQEWGKYWGGDLQGVIDKLDYLKNMGVTALWLTPLFEQVEELFVGNAALHGYWTKDFKRLNPRYIANGENPSLNATQEEKNTTFDRLIAELHKRNMKLVLDIVCNHSTPDTSGSKGELYDDGVKIADFNDDANNWYHHYGEVQNWEDDWQVQNCELSGLATFNENNTEYREYIKSAIKQWLDRGVDALRVDTVKHMPIWFWQEFTGDMSNHKPDVFIFGEWIYSNPTDDLSVEFVNHSGMTLLDFGLCVAIRAALGQGSENGFQTIQYIFDQDYRYNGAAELVTFIDNHDMCRFQSLNPDPAMLKVAIALIMTSRGIPCIYYGTEQYLHNDTDGGNDPYNRPMMENWDTESEIYRCIRLLSGLRRLNPAVSMGSHWQKYLTPDIYCYVRRYRDSLCFVALNRGGEVTLPEVETELPDGEHTCVVTRNKYEVKDGKIYDLVLEERGVIVFSHVGERIKAQTIVRVQLNGVDTQPGEIIVVTGDCPELGNWDISKAYPLEYINSNTWSAEIPFDESTGKLIAYKYAMWREGRSPLRENLVNRRWVIAKEGTVKWRDTWASGRES, via the coding sequence ATGGTACAAACCCCTCCATCCCAGTTTTCACCAGATCAATACAAAGTTGATTCTGCACACGAAAAAGTACAAGCTATTATAGAAACACCACCATCAGAGACTGAGATTGACCTAGAGTTTCTTTACACCAGAGATATTGAATTTCGTCAGGAAACCATTTATTTTCTTGTGGTCGATCGCTTTTATGATGGCGATCAAGATAACAGCGAAGGTGCAAACTCAGAACTGTACGATCCAAGTAGACAAGAATGGGGTAAGTACTGGGGTGGTGACTTGCAAGGTGTCATCGATAAATTAGATTATCTCAAAAATATGGGAGTGACTGCCCTTTGGCTAACTCCACTGTTCGAGCAGGTTGAAGAATTATTTGTTGGTAATGCAGCGCTACATGGCTATTGGACAAAAGACTTTAAACGGCTCAATCCTCGCTATATTGCTAACGGAGAGAACCCTTCTTTAAATGCTACCCAAGAAGAAAAAAATACAACCTTTGATCGGTTAATTGCGGAACTGCACAAGCGCAATATGAAGCTAGTGCTAGATATTGTCTGCAACCATAGCACACCTGATACCAGCGGTAGCAAAGGTGAATTATATGATGATGGCGTGAAAATTGCTGACTTCAATGATGATGCCAATAATTGGTATCACCACTATGGCGAAGTGCAAAACTGGGAAGACGATTGGCAAGTTCAGAACTGTGAACTATCTGGTTTAGCAACCTTCAACGAAAACAATACTGAATATCGTGAGTATATCAAGTCAGCCATTAAACAATGGCTAGACCGGGGTGTAGATGCACTGCGGGTGGATACTGTCAAGCATATGCCAATCTGGTTTTGGCAAGAATTCACTGGCGATATGAGCAATCACAAACCAGATGTATTTATTTTTGGTGAATGGATTTACAGTAATCCTACTGACGATCTCTCAGTGGAATTTGTTAACCACTCAGGCATGACACTTCTAGACTTTGGATTGTGTGTGGCAATTCGAGCCGCACTGGGGCAAGGTTCAGAAAATGGATTCCAAACAATTCAATACATTTTTGACCAGGATTATCGCTATAACGGGGCAGCAGAGTTAGTCACTTTCATCGATAACCATGATATGTGCCGCTTCCAATCGCTGAACCCCGATCCAGCGATGCTGAAGGTTGCGATCGCCTTAATTATGACATCTCGCGGCATTCCCTGCATTTACTACGGTACGGAACAGTATCTGCATAACGACACCGACGGTGGTAATGACCCTTATAACCGCCCGATGATGGAAAATTGGGATACTGAGAGTGAGATTTATCGTTGCATCAGGCTGCTGTCTGGTTTACGGCGACTAAATCCAGCCGTGTCAATGGGTAGTCACTGGCAAAAATATCTCACCCCCGACATTTACTGTTATGTGCGTCGTTATCGTGACTCCCTATGCTTTGTAGCTTTAAACCGGGGAGGAGAAGTTACTCTCCCGGAAGTAGAAACAGAATTGCCCGATGGGGAACATACCTGCGTAGTGACTCGCAATAAGTATGAGGTGAAAGATGGTAAGATTTATGACTTAGTACTAGAAGAACGGGGAGTGATTGTTTTCAGCCACGTTGGGGAACGGATAAAAGCACAGACAATTGTGCGCGTCCAACTCAATGGTGTGGATACCCAACCCGGTGAAATCATTGTGGTAACTGGAGATTGCCCAGAGTTGGGTAACTGGGATATCAGCAAAGCATATCCCCTAGAGTACATCAACTCGAATACCTGGTCTGCTGAGATTCCCTTTGATGAGAGTACTGGTAAGCTGATTGCTTATAAATATGCTATGTGGCGGGAGGGGCGATCGCCTCTGCGTGAAAATCTTGTAAATCGTCGCTGGGTAATTGCCAAAGAAGGGACTGTAAAATGGCGTGATACCTGGGCATCGGGAAGAGAATCTTAG